The following are encoded in a window of Xanthocytophaga agilis genomic DNA:
- the rhaM gene encoding L-rhamnose mutarotase, protein MSRVSFKMYLKPGYKEEYKKRHDAIWPELKKLLQETGISNYSIFLDEETHTLFGVQEIDGNASSQQLGSNPIVQKWWAFMADIMETNPDNSPVTKPLEEVFYME, encoded by the coding sequence ATGTCTCGTGTCTCCTTTAAAATGTATCTGAAGCCGGGTTATAAGGAAGAATATAAGAAACGACATGATGCTATCTGGCCTGAATTAAAGAAACTACTTCAGGAAACTGGAATCAGCAACTATTCTATTTTTCTGGACGAAGAGACACATACTTTATTCGGAGTACAGGAGATAGACGGCAATGCCTCCTCTCAACAGCTTGGAAGTAACCCCATTGTGCAAAAATGGTGGGCATTTATGGCAGATATTATGGAAACAAATCCGGATAACTCACCTGTAACCAAACCGTTAGAAGAAGTTTTTTATATGGAATAA
- a CDS encoding nuclear transport factor 2 family protein: MKHFLLTFLLCFSVGLLMAQTKIEDEITSLENRRFDAQTNKKEAVLNEIYADDAIYTHSSGLRENKTDYIKHVLSGQWEYQKVTLEELNVQPFGTTAIGTGRVKINANTLMYTVVYLKRKGKWQLVNWTSTKLPPPQN; encoded by the coding sequence ATGAAACATTTTTTGCTGACCTTTCTGCTATGTTTTTCTGTGGGACTGCTGATGGCACAGACTAAAATAGAAGATGAAATTACATCTCTGGAAAATAGACGATTTGATGCTCAAACCAATAAAAAAGAAGCTGTACTAAACGAAATATATGCAGATGATGCTATCTACACTCATTCAAGTGGACTACGCGAAAATAAGACAGATTACATTAAACATGTATTGTCCGGGCAGTGGGAATACCAGAAAGTAACGCTGGAAGAATTGAACGTACAGCCCTTTGGTACAACAGCCATCGGGACAGGCCGCGTTAAAATAAATGCCAATACCTTGATGTATACAGTAGTATACCTGAAACGCAAAGGAAAGTGGCAACTCGTAAACTGGACTTCAACCAAGTTACCGCCACCTCAAAACTAA
- the fbp gene encoding class 1 fructose-bisphosphatase encodes MTVLNENAIASPVGITLDRYIKRKQSEFPFASGELSQLLRDIALAGKIINREVNRAGLIDITGAFGNQNVQGEQQQKLDVVANIRFIRALKNGGEACAIISEETDEIILTGNEHGKYIVAIDPLDGSSNIDVNVSIGTIFSIYRRVSPIGEAPVMEDFLQGGRKQVAAGYILYGSSTMMVYTTGHGVVGFTYENSLGEFFLSHPDLKIPKQGSIFSCNEGYWYQYAECVRLYLDQCKRQGYSGRYIGSLVADFHRNLLKGGIYLYPALPTQPEGKLRLLYECYPLAFLVEQAGGRAINGSQAILDVIPTSLHQRSPLFIGSDVMVKEMERQYLMENQFRHQ; translated from the coding sequence ATGACAGTATTAAATGAAAATGCTATTGCCAGTCCGGTAGGAATCACACTGGACAGGTACATCAAACGCAAACAAAGCGAGTTTCCATTTGCTTCCGGTGAGTTATCTCAATTACTAAGAGATATCGCTCTGGCTGGCAAGATTATCAATCGTGAAGTGAACAGAGCAGGTCTTATTGACATAACAGGTGCTTTTGGAAATCAGAATGTTCAGGGTGAACAGCAACAGAAACTGGATGTGGTGGCCAATATCCGGTTTATCCGGGCATTGAAAAACGGCGGGGAAGCCTGTGCCATTATTTCAGAAGAAACCGATGAGATTATCCTGACAGGCAACGAACATGGAAAATATATAGTAGCTATAGATCCACTTGATGGTTCTTCCAATATTGATGTCAACGTTTCGATTGGAACTATATTCTCTATTTACAGGCGTGTGTCTCCTATTGGTGAAGCACCTGTAATGGAAGATTTTTTACAGGGTGGACGTAAACAGGTAGCTGCAGGTTATATTCTCTACGGATCATCCACTATGATGGTGTACACGACAGGTCATGGTGTAGTTGGCTTTACCTACGAAAACTCACTGGGTGAATTTTTCTTATCTCACCCAGATCTGAAGATTCCGAAGCAAGGCAGCATATTTTCCTGCAATGAAGGGTACTGGTATCAGTATGCTGAATGTGTCCGGTTGTATCTGGACCAATGCAAACGTCAGGGATATAGTGGCCGTTATATCGGATCACTGGTAGCGGACTTTCATAGAAATCTGTTGAAAGGTGGTATATATTTATACCCTGCTCTTCCAACCCAACCAGAAGGAAAACTGCGCCTCTTATATGAATGCTATCCGTTAGCCTTTTTAGTGGAGCAGGCAGGAGGTAGAGCTATTAATGGCAGTCAGGCAATTCTGGATGTTATACCTACCAGTTTACATCAGCGAAGTCCTTTGTTTATTGGTTCGGATGTAATGGTGAAAGAGATGGAGCGGCAATATCTGATGGAGAATCAGTTCCGGCATCAATAG
- a CDS encoding NAD-dependent epimerase/dehydratase family protein: protein MRQYKKIVVTGTSGFLGSRVAKFLPTVFTGATILATSRKSDKKSALEQAGCIFIPGDLTDVAFCRQIMADADAIVHCAALSSPWGKKEDFEKANVIATQNLLEAAIAEKVSRFVFISTPSIYFNYTDRFQISEQEPLPYRMVNEYAATKLKAERLVLAANSDILETLALRPRAIIGAEDTVIFPRVLKAYQENKLVIIGSGTNKGDITCVLNVIEAIICALNAQKQAMGQAYNISNDEPVVLWEVLNNLLQQLELEPIKRKLPYWIVMTAAWITEQRYKWFKPDEEPPITQHGIGSLARSMTMDISLAKKNLGYKPVQTTQEGINEFIEWYKSQKTV from the coding sequence GTGAGGCAATACAAAAAGATCGTTGTTACTGGAACATCCGGTTTTCTGGGAAGCCGGGTAGCCAAGTTTTTGCCAACTGTTTTTACCGGAGCTACTATTCTCGCTACATCTCGTAAATCGGATAAGAAATCTGCGTTGGAACAGGCAGGATGTATATTTATTCCAGGAGATCTGACAGATGTTGCTTTCTGCCGACAGATTATGGCTGATGCGGATGCCATAGTGCATTGTGCTGCCTTATCTTCTCCCTGGGGCAAAAAAGAAGATTTTGAGAAGGCAAATGTAATAGCAACACAAAATCTGCTGGAGGCTGCTATTGCAGAAAAAGTGAGTAGGTTTGTTTTTATTTCCACACCCAGTATTTACTTCAATTATACCGATCGCTTCCAGATTTCTGAACAGGAGCCTTTGCCTTACCGAATGGTCAATGAGTACGCAGCTACCAAACTAAAAGCTGAACGATTGGTGCTGGCTGCCAATAGTGATATACTGGAGACACTTGCTTTACGCCCCAGAGCTATTATTGGGGCAGAAGATACGGTTATCTTCCCTCGGGTCCTGAAAGCCTATCAGGAGAACAAACTGGTTATCATTGGTTCTGGTACCAACAAAGGAGATATTACCTGTGTACTCAATGTAATTGAGGCTATAATTTGTGCATTAAATGCCCAAAAACAGGCAATGGGACAAGCATACAATATTAGCAATGACGAACCTGTAGTATTATGGGAAGTATTAAATAATCTACTTCAACAACTGGAGTTAGAGCCTATTAAGCGCAAACTTCCGTATTGGATAGTGATGACAGCTGCCTGGATCACAGAACAACGATACAAATGGTTTAAACCTGATGAAGAACCTCCCATTACACAACATGGCATTGGAAGTCTGGCCAGATCTATGACTATGGATATTTCATTGGCTAAAAAAAATTTAGGGTATAAACCTGTACAAACGACGCAGGAAGGAATAAATGAGTTTATCGAATGGTACAAGAGTCAGAAAACGGTATAA
- a CDS encoding MBL fold metallo-hydrolase produces MVQESENGIKLRIFQSGYCLSDGHVVNPKVRRGKVRFYATWLLIQHPVHGNILFDTGYTDRFHSATRRMPYTLYAWATPVVVHKEDTAIEQLKEIGLSAKDIDTIILSHFHADHIGGVKDFPYSQFICSRKSMEEAIAKKGWSAVKKGILPDLLPDDFVSRTKFIEELTQQEIDHPSGLVMYDLFNDGMLKLIELPGHARGMLGIRIQHTDGITVFASDAYWSLDTFQQRILPRQRVKLFFDSWGDYVDSSEKLYRYHKNHPEERLLFTHCPQTMNFITGKSAKIN; encoded by the coding sequence ATGGTACAAGAGTCAGAAAACGGTATAAAGCTTCGGATTTTTCAGTCAGGCTATTGTCTGTCAGATGGGCATGTAGTAAATCCGAAAGTAAGAAGAGGAAAAGTGCGTTTTTATGCTACTTGGTTATTGATTCAGCATCCTGTACATGGCAACATCCTTTTCGACACAGGATACACAGATCGTTTCCATTCGGCAACCCGAAGGATGCCCTATACTTTATATGCCTGGGCAACCCCAGTAGTTGTACACAAAGAAGACACCGCCATCGAACAACTCAAAGAGATAGGTCTTTCGGCAAAAGATATTGATACTATTATCCTTTCACACTTTCATGCAGATCATATAGGAGGAGTAAAAGACTTTCCCTATTCACAATTTATTTGTAGCCGAAAAAGCATGGAAGAAGCGATAGCAAAGAAAGGATGGTCTGCCGTCAAAAAAGGCATATTACCTGATTTGTTGCCTGATGACTTTGTAAGCAGAACTAAATTCATAGAAGAACTCACACAGCAAGAGATTGACCACCCATCAGGTCTGGTGATGTATGATCTTTTTAATGATGGTATGCTAAAACTGATAGAATTGCCTGGCCATGCCCGGGGCATGCTGGGTATACGGATACAACATACAGATGGGATTACTGTATTTGCCAGTGATGCCTACTGGAGTTTGGATACTTTTCAGCAAAGGATTTTACCCAGACAGAGAGTAAAGCTGTTTTTTGATAGTTGGGGAGACTATGTAGACAGTTCTGAAAAGTTATACAGATATCATAAGAACCATCCTGAAGAACGGCTATTATTTACGCATTGCCCACAAACAATGAATTTTATTACTGGCAAATCTGCTAAGATTAACTAA
- a CDS encoding F390 synthetase-related protein has product MKLKIVYYWLYFRFKRKSKTRKELTQYQQRKLQSFFAKVLTQSPYYATFVKEGKVLDDFPIINKQIFMEMFDQINTQGIKKQQAMEIALQAEESRNFSPEYGKLTVGLSTGTSGKRGLFVVSEKERAQWVGLVMNRVIKPIFFKKQKIAFFLRANSNLYSSIRSSLFEFAYFDIFKPVDELLADLNAYQPHILAAQPSVLSDIADRQQRGLLHISPKQIISFAEVLQDEDNHFISSVFNVSITQVYQCTEGFLGVSCTHGTIHLNEDFLLIEKKTIEGRRFHPVITDFTRSTQPIIRYELDDILIERESPCPCGSVFLGLERIEGRADDVLVFTTSEGKVKLYPDIICRMIARRTNDFRTYRIVQTDESHVRIELDCDPGDFDTVGQRIQAGIEDLLQTNHVYSITIELQKGITTSPGSKLRKVTRAIL; this is encoded by the coding sequence ATGAAACTAAAAATAGTGTATTACTGGCTTTACTTTCGATTCAAAAGAAAGTCCAAAACCAGAAAAGAGCTAACACAGTACCAGCAACGTAAGCTTCAGTCTTTTTTTGCCAAGGTATTAACTCAATCGCCTTACTATGCGACATTTGTAAAAGAAGGAAAAGTGCTTGATGATTTTCCTATTATCAACAAGCAGATTTTCATGGAGATGTTTGATCAGATCAATACGCAGGGAATCAAGAAACAACAAGCTATGGAAATAGCTTTGCAAGCCGAAGAAAGTCGAAACTTCTCTCCGGAATATGGTAAGCTGACTGTAGGATTGTCAACAGGGACAAGCGGAAAACGAGGGTTGTTTGTTGTATCTGAAAAGGAACGGGCCCAATGGGTAGGACTGGTGATGAATCGTGTAATCAAACCCATCTTTTTCAAAAAACAAAAAATTGCATTCTTCCTTCGGGCAAACAGTAATCTATACAGTTCTATCCGATCATCTCTTTTTGAGTTTGCCTATTTTGATATTTTCAAACCTGTTGATGAACTACTTGCAGATTTAAATGCCTATCAACCGCATATTCTGGCAGCACAACCTTCTGTTTTATCCGATATTGCAGATCGGCAGCAAAGAGGGTTACTACATATATCTCCAAAGCAGATTATTTCTTTTGCAGAGGTACTACAGGATGAAGACAATCACTTTATTTCATCTGTTTTTAACGTTTCTATCACACAAGTGTATCAGTGTACAGAAGGTTTTCTGGGAGTAAGTTGCACCCATGGGACTATCCATCTGAATGAGGATTTCCTATTGATAGAGAAGAAAACAATTGAAGGCCGTAGATTTCACCCTGTTATTACAGACTTTACACGTAGCACACAACCCATAATACGCTATGAACTGGACGACATCTTGATTGAAAGAGAGTCTCCCTGTCCCTGTGGATCTGTTTTTCTGGGTCTGGAGCGAATCGAAGGACGGGCCGATGATGTACTCGTTTTTACTACATCAGAAGGTAAGGTTAAACTCTATCCGGATATAATTTGTCGAATGATTGCACGCAGGACAAATGACTTCCGGACATATCGGATCGTTCAGACTGACGAGTCTCATGTACGTATAGAATTAGACTGTGACCCAGGTGATTTTGATACTGTTGGACAGAGAATACAAGCAGGAATAGAGGATTTATTACAGACGAATCATGTTTACTCTATAACAATTGAGTTACAAAAAGGAATAACTACTAGCCCCGGAAGTAAGCTTCGAAAGGTTACCAGGGCAATCTTATAG
- a CDS encoding ketoacyl-ACP synthase III — protein sequence MNIKIQAIEKYMPGSVVNSTDLEKHLQLPTGWIEKNSGVLTRNWANPYESVGSIGAEALKRALAKASLQLSELDLLIAAGASYDHPIPFNAALIKKQIDTEYADTPCFDVDSTCLSFLHALDIAHLYLQYRGLKRVAIVNAEIASRNLDPNDPKTYSLFGDAAIAVILEASSTEGYQPIGASFKNYTQGVEYAKIYAGGLVKQGISAVPEEFYFQMQGKHMIKLTLEKLAGFMDDFSQQTHTQLIEYDFVLPHQTSRIGNELFIRTYNLDPQKVVLTLPHYGNCISASIPLGLEVLWNNQQLVKGSRMLLAGSAAGLSLGAIALQF from the coding sequence ATGAATATTAAAATACAGGCAATAGAAAAATACATGCCTGGATCTGTGGTTAATTCTACAGATCTGGAAAAACATTTGCAGTTACCAACTGGCTGGATTGAAAAAAATAGTGGAGTACTAACACGGAACTGGGCAAATCCTTACGAATCTGTAGGTTCGATAGGAGCTGAAGCATTAAAGCGAGCCTTAGCAAAAGCTTCGTTGCAATTGTCAGAGCTGGACTTATTGATAGCGGCAGGGGCGTCTTATGACCACCCGATTCCCTTCAATGCCGCACTAATCAAAAAACAAATTGATACAGAATATGCCGATACTCCCTGCTTTGATGTAGATTCCACCTGTCTGAGCTTTCTGCATGCACTGGATATTGCCCATCTCTATCTGCAATATAGAGGATTAAAGCGAGTGGCAATTGTTAATGCAGAAATCGCATCACGTAATCTTGATCCCAATGATCCTAAAACCTACTCTTTGTTTGGTGATGCTGCCATAGCTGTAATTCTGGAAGCTTCTTCTACTGAGGGGTATCAGCCTATCGGAGCGAGTTTCAAAAATTATACGCAGGGAGTTGAATATGCTAAAATCTATGCGGGTGGGTTAGTAAAACAGGGAATAAGCGCTGTACCTGAAGAGTTCTATTTCCAGATGCAGGGAAAACACATGATTAAGTTAACACTGGAGAAACTGGCTGGTTTTATGGATGATTTTTCCCAACAGACTCATACACAACTGATAGAATATGATTTTGTACTTCCTCACCAAACCAGCCGGATAGGCAATGAACTGTTTATACGCACTTACAATCTTGATCCCCAAAAAGTAGTTTTGACGTTACCCCACTATGGTAATTGTATTTCGGCTTCTATTCCTTTAGGCTTAGAGGTATTATGGAATAATCAGCAGCTTGTCAAAGGTTCCAGAATGTTATTGGCAGGGTCTGCAGCAGGTCTGTCTCTCGGAGCTATTGCACTACAGTTTTGA
- a CDS encoding LytR/AlgR family response regulator transcription factor, giving the protein MTTVLIDDEKLAISRLKRLLAEHQSFIDIVGEAYNGIDGLKMIEALQPDLIFLDIEMPGMNGFEMLAQLTYSPMVVFATAFDEYAIRAFEENSIDYLLKPIEKERLEMTIQKLRKTSPSFDNQQFLKLIEQMRPKKEMVSISVKTGDRILLLRLEDISYFEAEDKYTFLITTEGKKYLTDYTLTNLEEKLPDSFLRVSRSFIVNSRLIKEVQKHFSGKFILFLDDRNQSKIESGIKYAESVKSLINN; this is encoded by the coding sequence ATGACTACTGTACTTATAGATGATGAAAAGCTGGCAATCAGTCGTTTGAAGCGATTGCTAGCCGAACATCAAAGCTTTATTGACATTGTTGGAGAAGCATACAATGGCATTGATGGGTTAAAAATGATAGAAGCTTTACAACCAGATCTGATATTTCTGGATATTGAAATGCCGGGTATGAACGGTTTTGAAATGCTGGCACAACTAACCTATTCACCTATGGTTGTATTTGCTACAGCCTTTGATGAGTATGCTATTCGGGCATTTGAAGAAAATTCCATTGATTATCTATTGAAACCAATTGAGAAGGAACGTCTGGAAATGACTATTCAGAAGCTACGCAAAACCTCTCCTTCGTTTGATAATCAACAGTTTTTAAAGCTGATTGAACAGATGCGTCCCAAGAAAGAAATGGTATCCATTTCTGTTAAAACGGGAGACCGTATTTTATTGCTGCGTCTGGAAGATATCAGCTATTTTGAAGCTGAAGACAAGTATACCTTTCTGATCACAACGGAAGGAAAAAAATATCTTACAGACTATACACTTACCAATCTAGAAGAAAAGCTACCCGATTCTTTTTTGCGTGTCAGCCGTTCATTTATTGTAAATTCCCGTTTGATCAAGGAAGTACAAAAACACTTTAGTGGTAAGTTTATTCTTTTTCTGGATGATCGCAATCAATCCAAAATAGAATCCGGGATAAAATATGCTGAATCTGTGAAAAGTTTGATTAACAACTAA
- a CDS encoding sensor histidine kinase, with amino-acid sequence MIAKWLSKVKEIIVQFLLILALDLAFGAVTYFSVKSFSTLMDDPSMEIDLKHSFAWLITNNSAEAIIICLTLQVFSLVEKKIRFIWLRPILLAVCIFAVVHMIQIAIYRPYTFFHSLFHFTPLSLIFGSNIILAGLSVYAYGNYEKRRSRKLNDQQYQLLELKELKTKAELEALQAKINPHFLYNSLNAIASLIHEDPDKAEQMVLLLAKFFRYSTNAKSQYLTRLSDEIEMVKTYLEVEKVRFDDRLEYFLWFEKEELKNCLIPQFLLQPLVENAIKHGISKAMGKGILGIKVLDKQDKLVIVIFDNGVPFPEQLITGYGLRSTQDKLRLLMGEEARMEIINGRSISSQGDDFINQPHKAIKITVKKQFGTSYEKEVESEIVLTKSR; translated from the coding sequence ATGATAGCAAAGTGGTTATCAAAGGTGAAGGAGATTATAGTGCAATTCTTACTAATTCTTGCACTGGACCTGGCGTTTGGGGCTGTCACCTATTTTAGTGTCAAGAGTTTTTCGACGTTGATGGACGATCCCTCCATGGAGATAGATTTAAAGCACAGCTTTGCCTGGTTGATAACCAACAACAGTGCAGAAGCTATCATAATTTGTCTTACGCTTCAAGTATTCTCTCTTGTTGAAAAAAAAATTCGGTTTATATGGCTACGGCCCATACTGTTAGCTGTATGTATATTTGCTGTAGTGCATATGATACAGATAGCAATCTATCGGCCATACACATTTTTTCATTCTCTATTTCATTTCACCCCACTGAGTCTGATATTTGGAAGTAATATAATATTAGCTGGTTTATCAGTATATGCTTACGGAAACTATGAAAAAAGAAGAAGTCGCAAACTCAATGATCAACAATATCAGTTACTTGAACTGAAAGAACTGAAAACCAAAGCAGAACTTGAAGCATTACAAGCCAAGATAAATCCACATTTTTTGTATAACTCTCTGAATGCCATTGCTAGCCTAATCCATGAAGATCCTGACAAAGCAGAACAGATGGTTCTGTTGCTGGCAAAGTTCTTTCGCTATAGTACCAATGCAAAAAGCCAATATCTGACCAGATTAAGTGACGAAATTGAGATGGTTAAAACTTATCTGGAAGTGGAGAAGGTGCGTTTTGATGATCGACTGGAATATTTTTTATGGTTTGAGAAAGAAGAATTAAAAAACTGCCTGATTCCTCAGTTCTTATTACAGCCATTGGTAGAAAATGCAATCAAACATGGAATCTCCAAAGCAATGGGTAAAGGGATATTAGGTATAAAAGTTCTGGACAAACAGGATAAGCTAGTCATTGTCATTTTCGATAATGGAGTACCATTCCCAGAACAACTCATTACAGGATATGGATTGCGTAGCACACAGGATAAACTCAGACTGCTCATGGGAGAAGAGGCCCGAATGGAGATTATCAATGGCCGGAGTATATCTTCTCAGGGAGATGATTTTATCAATCAACCACACAAAGCCATAAAGATTACAGTTAAAAAACAATTTGGTACCTCTTATGAAAAAGAGGTAGAATCAGAGATTGTATTAACGAAAAGCAGATAA